In the Agrococcus sp. Marseille-Q4369 genome, one interval contains:
- the tsaD gene encoding tRNA (adenosine(37)-N6)-threonylcarbamoyltransferase complex transferase subunit TsaD, giving the protein MSERAPVVLGIESSCDETGVGIVRGTELLANRIASSMELHARFGGVVPEIAARAHLEQMQPTILAALDDASMTLDDIDAIAVTAGPGLAGALMVGIGAAKGLAIARELPLYGVNHLVGHVAADVLSGEPLELPTVALLVSGGHTSLLLVRDLAGDVELLGETIDDAAGEAFDKTARLLGLGYPGGPSIDAAAVGGDPEAIRFPRGLTATKDRQRHRFDFSFSGLKTAVARHVERAQAAGEALPTADVAASFREAVVDVLVTKALDACAEVGIPRLLLGGGVVANRRLREVAAERAAAHGVELRIPPLELCTDNGAMIAAVGAMLVARGDAPSPAGFAAESTLDASTVQV; this is encoded by the coding sequence ATGAGCGAGCGCGCACCGGTCGTGCTCGGCATCGAGTCGAGCTGCGACGAGACGGGCGTCGGGATCGTGCGCGGCACGGAGCTGCTCGCGAACCGCATCGCGTCGTCGATGGAGCTGCACGCGCGCTTCGGCGGCGTCGTGCCCGAGATCGCGGCGCGCGCGCACCTCGAGCAGATGCAGCCGACGATCCTCGCGGCGCTCGACGACGCATCCATGACTCTCGACGACATCGACGCGATCGCCGTGACGGCCGGGCCGGGACTCGCGGGCGCCCTCATGGTCGGGATCGGTGCCGCGAAGGGCCTCGCGATCGCGCGGGAGCTGCCGCTCTACGGCGTCAACCACCTGGTCGGCCACGTCGCGGCCGACGTGCTCTCGGGCGAGCCGCTCGAGCTGCCGACCGTCGCGCTGCTCGTCTCGGGCGGGCACACGTCGCTGCTGCTCGTGCGCGACCTCGCGGGCGACGTCGAGCTGCTCGGCGAGACGATCGACGACGCCGCGGGGGAGGCCTTCGACAAGACCGCGCGCCTGCTCGGCCTCGGCTACCCCGGCGGGCCGTCGATCGATGCGGCCGCCGTCGGCGGCGACCCGGAGGCGATCCGCTTCCCGCGCGGACTCACGGCCACGAAGGACCGGCAGCGGCACCGCTTCGACTTCTCGTTCTCGGGGCTCAAGACGGCCGTCGCGCGGCACGTCGAGCGCGCCCAGGCGGCGGGGGAGGCGCTGCCGACCGCCGACGTCGCGGCGAGCTTCCGCGAGGCGGTCGTCGACGTGCTCGTGACGAAGGCGCTCGACGCCTGCGCCGAGGTCGGCATCCCGCGCCTGCTGCTCGGCGGCGGCGTCGTCGCGAACCGCCGCTTGCGGGAGGTCGCTGCGGAGCGGGCTGCCGCGCACGGCGTCGAGCTGCGCATCCCGCCGCTCGAGCTGTGCACCGACAACGGCGCGATGATCGCCGCCGTCGGCGCGATGCTCGTCGCGCGCGGCGACGCCCCGAGCCCCGCGGGCTTCGCGGCCGAGTCGACGCTCGACGCGAGCACGGTGCAGGTCTGA
- a CDS encoding holo-ACP synthase, with amino-acid sequence MIVGLGVDVVDVARFERAVTRTPALKPRLFAPEELVRSDGQERGLHSLAARFAAKEAAIKALGAHAGMRWVDLVVVPSSEGDPELEVRGTAAARAAAIGARRLHLSMSHDGGVATATVIAED; translated from the coding sequence ACGTCGTCGACGTCGCCCGCTTCGAGCGCGCCGTCACGCGCACGCCCGCGCTCAAGCCGCGGCTCTTCGCGCCCGAGGAGCTCGTCCGCAGCGACGGGCAGGAGCGCGGGCTCCACTCGCTCGCGGCGCGCTTCGCCGCGAAGGAGGCGGCGATCAAGGCGCTCGGCGCGCACGCAGGGATGCGGTGGGTCGACCTCGTGGTCGTGCCGTCGTCCGAGGGCGATCCCGAGCTCGAGGTGCGGGGCACCGCTGCGGCGCGGGCCGCGGCGATCGGCGCCCGGCGGCTGCACCTCTCGATGAGCCACGACGGCGGCGTCGCGACCGCGACCGTCATCGCGGAGGACTGA
- the tsaE gene encoding tRNA (adenosine(37)-N6)-threonylcarbamoyltransferase complex ATPase subunit type 1 TsaE → MRVEVDAAAIAANVRALRARVGVPVLGVVKAEGYGHGALASARAMLDGGAAMLGVVDLAEAVALRDAGLDAPLLAWLHGPRTDFRIAARRGIEVAVSSIAQLEAAADAGATIHLKVDTGLGRNGIARGDRAAALARAIELARGGARVRGLMSHLAGSSRDADLAQVADFAAAAAAAEPLALEVRHLAASAAALALPEARFDMVRLGMAAYGVDPAGPGDGGGAAAAALGLRPAMRVTATFQGGVAEGGLDAGLLPAIGAPVQVGDQAARVAEVTAGALRIEPPLSGEGVLFGDPAAGEPSADAWAVAAGTISYEVVTRMGSLALGAHGTAADPALAPRRALELGLDGTPRRLLGELVGVKRVEAGLGVSYGGEHVTERSTTLALVGLGYADGVTRAATGRPVQLRGGAEPIRGRVAMDQVVLDIGDRLAAVGDAVSLEHASAPELTGMLGPRVAVELAGDVPDADAMELLGERIGRSLVAGDAVLLIGPLGAGKTTLTRGIGRALGARGTVQSPTFVIARTHRTAAGPDLQHVDAYRLGADTGSEAQLDDLDLDLDGAITVAEWGAPLEHALDSWLRVEIERPEAGPGEDDMDDEADAPRRVRLSGHGPAWDAARLRALALEGAAR, encoded by the coding sequence ATGCGCGTCGAGGTGGATGCCGCGGCGATCGCGGCGAACGTGCGCGCGCTCCGCGCTCGCGTCGGCGTGCCGGTGCTCGGGGTCGTGAAGGCAGAGGGCTACGGGCACGGCGCGCTCGCCTCGGCGCGCGCGATGCTCGACGGCGGCGCCGCGATGCTCGGGGTCGTCGACCTCGCCGAGGCCGTCGCGCTGCGCGACGCAGGGCTCGACGCGCCGCTGCTCGCGTGGCTGCACGGGCCGCGCACCGACTTCCGCATCGCCGCGCGGCGCGGCATCGAGGTCGCGGTCTCGTCGATCGCGCAGCTCGAGGCGGCCGCCGACGCCGGCGCGACCATCCACCTCAAGGTCGACACGGGGCTCGGCCGCAACGGCATCGCGCGCGGCGATCGCGCCGCCGCCCTCGCGCGGGCGATCGAGCTCGCCCGGGGCGGCGCGCGCGTGCGCGGCCTCATGTCGCACCTCGCGGGCTCGAGCCGCGACGCCGACCTCGCGCAGGTCGCTGACTTCGCGGCTGCGGCCGCTGCCGCCGAGCCGCTCGCGCTCGAGGTGCGGCACCTCGCGGCCTCGGCGGCCGCGCTCGCCCTGCCCGAGGCGCGCTTCGACATGGTGCGCCTCGGCATGGCCGCCTACGGCGTCGATCCGGCTGGCCCCGGCGATGGTGGCGGCGCGGCTGCGGCGGCGCTCGGCCTCCGTCCCGCGATGCGCGTGACCGCGACGTTCCAGGGCGGCGTCGCGGAAGGTGGCCTCGATGCGGGCCTGCTGCCCGCGATCGGCGCCCCGGTGCAGGTGGGCGACCAGGCCGCGCGCGTCGCGGAGGTCACCGCCGGCGCGCTCCGCATCGAACCGCCGCTCTCGGGCGAGGGCGTGCTCTTCGGCGACCCCGCGGCGGGCGAGCCGAGCGCCGATGCGTGGGCGGTCGCGGCCGGCACCATCTCGTACGAGGTCGTGACGCGGATGGGTTCGCTCGCCCTCGGCGCGCACGGCACGGCCGCGGATCCCGCGCTCGCGCCGCGGCGAGCGCTCGAGCTCGGGCTCGACGGGACGCCGCGGCGGCTCCTCGGGGAGCTCGTCGGCGTCAAGCGCGTCGAGGCCGGCCTCGGCGTCTCGTACGGCGGCGAGCACGTGACCGAGCGGTCGACGACGCTCGCGCTCGTCGGGCTGGGCTACGCCGACGGCGTCACGCGCGCCGCGACCGGCCGGCCCGTGCAGCTCCGCGGTGGCGCGGAGCCCATCCGCGGGCGCGTCGCGATGGACCAGGTGGTGCTCGACATCGGCGACCGCCTCGCGGCCGTCGGCGACGCGGTCTCGCTCGAGCACGCATCCGCGCCCGAGCTCACCGGCATGCTCGGCCCGCGCGTCGCGGTCGAGCTCGCGGGCGACGTGCCCGACGCCGACGCGATGGAGCTGCTCGGCGAGCGCATCGGGCGGAGCCTCGTGGCGGGCGACGCGGTGCTGCTCATCGGGCCGCTCGGGGCGGGCAAGACGACGCTCACGCGCGGCATCGGCCGAGCGCTCGGCGCGCGCGGCACGGTGCAGAGCCCCACCTTCGTCATCGCCCGCACGCACCGCACCGCCGCCGGGCCCGACCTCCAGCACGTCGACGCCTACCGGCTCGGCGCCGACACGGGCAGCGAGGCCCAGCTCGACGACCTCGACCTCGACCTCGACGGCGCGATCACGGTCGCGGAGTGGGGCGCGCCCCTCGAGCACGCGCTCGACTCGTGGCTGCGGGTCGAGATCGAGCGGCCGGAGGCCGGCCCAGGGGAGGACGACATGGACGACGAGGCGGATGCGCCGCGGCGCGTGCGGCTGAGCGGTCACGGCCCGGCGTGGGACGCCGCGCGGCTGCGCGCGCTCGCGCTCGAGGGAGCGGCGCGATGA
- the rimI gene encoding ribosomal protein S18-alanine N-acetyltransferase: protein MTADARAAAVRIRTADADDLDAIMALERASFGPSAWEAETMRHEIASEWGRYLAAVDAEGRLVGYAGLRAVGVEGDVQTIAVADDARGRGIGRALLAELLAEAQRRGVQELFLEVRADNPVARGLYESVGFREIGVRPRYYQPEDVDAVVMKREAR, encoded by the coding sequence GTGACCGCCGACGCGCGCGCCGCGGCCGTGCGCATCCGCACCGCCGACGCCGACGACCTCGACGCGATCATGGCCCTCGAGCGCGCGTCCTTCGGCCCAAGCGCGTGGGAGGCCGAGACGATGCGGCACGAGATCGCGAGCGAGTGGGGGCGCTACCTCGCGGCGGTCGACGCCGAGGGGCGGCTCGTCGGCTACGCGGGCCTCCGCGCCGTGGGCGTCGAGGGCGACGTGCAGACGATCGCCGTCGCGGACGACGCGCGCGGGCGCGGCATCGGGCGTGCCCTGCTTGCCGAGCTGCTCGCCGAGGCGCAGCGCCGCGGCGTGCAGGAGCTCTTCCTCGAGGTGCGCGCCGACAACCCCGTCGCGCGCGGCCTCTACGAGTCGGTCGGCTTCCGCGAGATCGGGGTGCGGCCGCGCTACTACCAGCCGGAGGACGTGGATGCCGTGGTGATGAAGCGGGAGGCGCGATGA
- the tsaB gene encoding tRNA (adenosine(37)-N6)-threonylcarbamoyltransferase complex dimerization subunit type 1 TsaB, with the protein MILAIDTSLGTAVAVLDGDELVFQERSDDRRGHAERLGPMLERALEGRRGAIQLVVAGMGPGAFTGLRVGIAAARATAMGLGVRCLGVASHLGATTGDAQVTTDVRRRERAWSVVAGGAVVDGPHLAPADAVPALAGEHAALPRVDAEAIDAGLLARAAARGAAEVTEALYLREADAVPSAGPKRVSQ; encoded by the coding sequence ATGATCCTCGCGATCGACACCTCGCTCGGCACCGCGGTCGCGGTGCTCGACGGCGACGAGCTCGTCTTCCAGGAGCGCTCCGACGACCGGCGCGGGCACGCGGAGCGGCTCGGGCCCATGCTCGAGCGCGCGCTCGAGGGGCGGAGGGGCGCGATCCAGCTCGTCGTCGCGGGTATGGGGCCCGGCGCGTTCACGGGGCTGCGGGTCGGCATCGCCGCCGCCCGCGCGACGGCCATGGGGCTCGGCGTGCGCTGCCTCGGGGTCGCGAGCCACCTCGGCGCGACGACGGGCGACGCGCAGGTCACGACCGACGTGCGCCGTCGCGAGCGCGCGTGGAGCGTCGTCGCGGGCGGCGCCGTCGTCGACGGTCCGCACCTCGCGCCCGCCGACGCCGTCCCCGCGCTCGCGGGAGAGCACGCGGCGCTCCCGCGCGTGGACGCCGAGGCGATCGACGCGGGACTGCTCGCGCGCGCCGCCGCACGCGGCGCGGCCGAGGTCACCGAGGCGCTCTACCTCCGCGAGGCCGACGCCGTGCCGTCGGCAGGCCCGAAGCGGGTGTCGCAGTGA